The Akkermansia muciniphila genome contains a region encoding:
- a CDS encoding carbon-nitrogen hydrolase, with product MPKIALIQLSADARPSVNKEKTEAAIREAAANGAQIVCTQELFTTEYFCRTEECDLFNLAEPIPGELTEAHCKLAAELGVVIVASGFEKRATGLYHNTAWVVDADGTFLGMYRKMHIPQDPGFEEKFYFTPGDLGYKAFDTRFGRIGVLICWDQWYPEAARLTAMQGAEIIFYPTAIGWLPEEKPLLGEQQHCAWETVQRGHAVANGCYVCAVNRVGTEGESEFWGQSFVADYYGQIVAKAPVSDEAILYADLDLDALEDHRRIWPFFRDRRIDSYGGITERWGK from the coding sequence ATGCCGAAAATCGCACTCATTCAACTGTCCGCAGACGCCCGGCCCTCCGTGAACAAGGAAAAGACGGAAGCCGCCATCCGTGAAGCCGCCGCCAACGGCGCGCAGATCGTCTGCACGCAGGAACTCTTTACCACGGAATACTTTTGCAGGACGGAGGAATGCGACCTATTCAACCTGGCGGAACCCATCCCCGGAGAATTGACGGAAGCCCACTGCAAGCTGGCCGCGGAGCTGGGCGTGGTGATCGTGGCCTCCGGCTTTGAAAAGCGCGCCACCGGGCTGTACCACAACACCGCGTGGGTAGTGGACGCGGACGGAACGTTCCTGGGCATGTACCGCAAGATGCACATACCGCAGGACCCCGGCTTTGAGGAAAAATTCTACTTCACCCCCGGCGACCTGGGCTACAAGGCGTTTGACACCAGATTCGGCCGCATCGGCGTGCTCATCTGCTGGGACCAATGGTACCCGGAAGCCGCGCGCCTGACGGCCATGCAGGGGGCGGAAATCATCTTTTACCCCACGGCCATCGGCTGGCTGCCGGAGGAAAAGCCCCTGCTGGGGGAACAGCAGCACTGCGCGTGGGAAACCGTGCAGCGCGGCCACGCCGTGGCCAACGGCTGCTACGTCTGCGCCGTCAACCGCGTGGGGACGGAAGGGGAAAGCGAATTCTGGGGGCAGTCCTTCGTGGCAGACTACTACGGGCAGATTGTGGCGAAAGCCCCCGTCAGTGATGAAGCCATCCTGTACGCGGACCTGGACCTGGACGCCCTGGAAGACCACCGCCGCATCTGGCCCTTCTTCCGCGACCGCCGCATTGACTCCTACGGCGGCATCACGGAACGGTGGGGGAAGTGA
- a CDS encoding carbohydrate porin, translating into MLPTLCAAAVVTSCDPVLAQQVPPVTTTPPYLNTERGLRVKTLEGREISPSLLKGMRPEEQITKRTPGVPTKPSVLLQHEARPSTPGIEWFAAKPLKMMPYLDSSYVFGNTCAEPNAWIREDMISTGAQKIKTALSRYGITYSAQFGFNYTGLTGGGLEGKTDFPSYNGSLLTNITIFRNNSTGSGLYLASEFDFGNGFDFNEGNKGPATTLGSLQNPTSSFQGPDPHLSNLSLAWVGAGGKLLLMAGQLDTTNYMDHNAYANSHNNNLTNSVFGNNPMLPLTDNSLGFHFAWQPTTSFYVMGATAANNMTQNHNPFRNLNSDNWTNVLEFGYVAEDFCGMGSGVYRLQPFFTTSGGDNGGGVAVNFQQQLGRASHLGWFFRGGWASDDAATLTGVRVAATTGLVLLSPFRGKGASNDGYLGLGFLWQQGAKKNGPYVNKNEYGIELTYVAQVTPTMTLQPDIQLVKNPVNGRRGQTAVVFQVQNVWSW; encoded by the coding sequence ATGCTCCCCACCTTGTGCGCCGCTGCCGTCGTCACCTCCTGCGATCCCGTCCTGGCCCAGCAGGTCCCTCCAGTCACGACCACTCCTCCCTATCTGAACACGGAACGCGGCCTGCGCGTGAAAACGCTGGAAGGCCGGGAAATAAGCCCAAGCCTGTTGAAGGGCATGCGCCCGGAAGAACAAATCACCAAGAGGACGCCCGGCGTTCCCACCAAGCCCAGCGTACTGCTCCAGCATGAGGCCAGGCCCTCCACACCCGGCATTGAATGGTTTGCGGCCAAGCCGCTCAAGATGATGCCGTACCTGGACAGTTCCTACGTCTTCGGCAATACCTGCGCGGAACCGAACGCCTGGATCCGTGAAGACATGATTTCCACTGGGGCGCAAAAGATCAAGACCGCCCTGTCCAGATACGGCATCACCTATTCCGCCCAGTTCGGCTTCAACTACACGGGCCTGACGGGCGGCGGCCTGGAGGGGAAGACGGATTTCCCCTCCTACAACGGCTCCCTGCTGACCAACATCACCATTTTCCGCAACAATTCCACGGGAAGCGGCCTGTACCTGGCCTCCGAGTTCGACTTCGGCAACGGCTTTGACTTCAATGAAGGGAACAAGGGCCCCGCCACCACGCTGGGCTCCCTCCAGAACCCCACCAGCTCCTTCCAGGGGCCGGACCCCCACCTCAGCAACCTGAGCCTGGCGTGGGTGGGCGCGGGCGGCAAGCTCCTGCTGATGGCGGGCCAGCTGGACACCACCAACTACATGGACCACAACGCCTACGCCAACTCCCACAACAATAACCTGACCAACAGCGTTTTCGGCAACAATCCCATGCTCCCCCTGACGGATAATTCCCTGGGGTTCCATTTCGCGTGGCAGCCCACCACCTCCTTTTATGTGATGGGGGCCACCGCCGCCAACAACATGACCCAGAACCACAATCCGTTCAGGAACCTGAACTCGGACAACTGGACGAACGTGCTTGAATTCGGCTACGTGGCGGAGGACTTCTGCGGCATGGGTTCCGGCGTGTACCGCCTCCAGCCCTTCTTCACCACCAGCGGCGGGGACAACGGCGGCGGCGTAGCCGTGAACTTCCAGCAGCAGCTGGGCCGCGCCAGCCACCTGGGCTGGTTCTTCCGCGGCGGCTGGGCCAGTGATGACGCCGCCACGCTGACCGGCGTGCGCGTGGCAGCCACCACCGGGCTGGTTCTTCTCTCCCCCTTCCGGGGCAAGGGAGCTTCCAATGACGGGTACCTGGGCCTGGGCTTCCTCTGGCAGCAGGGCGCCAAAAAGAACGGCCCGTACGTGAACAAGAATGAATACGGCATTGAACTGACGTACGTGGCGCAGGTGACGCCCACCATGACGCTCCAGCCTGACATTCAGCTCGTCAAGAATCCCGTGAACGGACGCAGGGGCCAGACGGCCGTGGTGTTCCAGGTCCAGAACGTCTGGTCCTGGTAA
- a CDS encoding TonB-dependent receptor: MSSKALAQTQDKALQLNLATTIYGTFAEIGAGQETANWFFRASGAAGTVAKTISAYDMTVSDTLYGPVKRYVSEERLKGMLDYEFTQLVNRLGPQRGKDTRFFAFCNTVKVKGYRDNGPWHGWIGVRFQLKPGAEPSDLIIHVRLNDPDHDSQMKDLGILGVNILHAVFFKRDRLEEFIESLIDNLDPRLVEIDVVRFEGHGFSMVDNRLFALQLVQSGLTPATLFLANGQVAQAADVLYKRPIVLMRGSFNPVSNLHLEVMAQVKKTFLTHINETQADRCLEICEISMNNLLRGDDVDHLEFLDRADSLKALGKNVLITKMARFDNLSELLARYTNEPIAIALSIGLLNELFKEKWTEDIPGGILESFGRTFQNKTRLYVSPWLNRKSGEFVTARTFRAPEQYVHLYQHFLANGLVVDVPFFNEFLLRHTPRDIQRMIAADEDVWKTLVPQEAHRSALHFR, translated from the coding sequence ATGAGTTCCAAAGCATTAGCGCAAACACAGGACAAAGCCCTCCAACTCAATCTGGCCACCACCATTTACGGCACCTTTGCGGAAATCGGCGCCGGACAGGAAACGGCCAACTGGTTTTTCCGGGCGTCCGGAGCCGCCGGCACGGTGGCCAAGACCATCTCCGCCTATGACATGACTGTCAGCGACACGCTGTACGGCCCCGTCAAGCGCTACGTCTCTGAAGAGCGCCTGAAAGGCATGCTGGATTATGAGTTCACCCAGCTCGTCAACCGCCTGGGACCGCAGCGCGGGAAGGACACGCGCTTCTTCGCCTTCTGCAATACGGTGAAGGTGAAGGGCTACCGGGACAACGGACCGTGGCACGGGTGGATAGGCGTGCGCTTCCAGCTGAAGCCGGGGGCGGAACCTTCCGACCTGATTATCCACGTGCGTCTGAATGACCCGGACCACGACAGCCAGATGAAGGACCTGGGCATCCTGGGCGTCAACATTCTGCACGCCGTCTTTTTCAAAAGGGACCGGCTGGAGGAATTCATTGAATCCCTGATAGACAATCTGGACCCCCGCCTGGTGGAAATAGACGTGGTCCGTTTTGAGGGCCACGGCTTCTCCATGGTGGACAACCGCCTCTTTGCCCTCCAGCTGGTTCAGTCCGGCCTGACCCCCGCCACCCTGTTCCTGGCAAACGGCCAGGTGGCCCAGGCGGCGGACGTACTGTACAAACGCCCCATCGTGCTGATGAGGGGCAGCTTCAACCCCGTCTCCAACCTGCATCTGGAAGTAATGGCGCAGGTAAAGAAAACCTTCCTCACCCACATTAACGAGACGCAGGCGGACCGTTGCCTGGAGATCTGTGAAATTTCCATGAACAACCTGCTCCGCGGGGACGACGTGGACCACCTGGAGTTCCTGGACCGCGCGGACAGCCTGAAGGCCCTGGGGAAAAACGTGCTGATCACCAAGATGGCCCGGTTTGACAACCTGTCGGAACTCCTCGCGCGCTACACGAACGAGCCCATCGCCATCGCCCTCTCCATCGGCCTGCTGAATGAACTGTTCAAGGAAAAATGGACGGAAGACATCCCCGGCGGCATCCTGGAATCCTTCGGACGCACCTTCCAGAACAAGACGCGCCTGTACGTCTCCCCCTGGCTGAACCGCAAATCCGGGGAATTCGTCACGGCCCGCACCTTCCGCGCCCCGGAGCAGTACGTGCACCTGTACCAGCACTTCCTGGCCAACGGCCTGGTGGTGGACGTCCCCTTCTTTAACGAATTCCTGCTGCGCCACACGCCGCGGGACATCCAGCGCATGATCGCCGCGGATGAAGACGTCTGGAAAACGCTGGTCCCGCAGGAGGCGCACCGCTCCGCCCTGCACTTCCGCTGA
- a CDS encoding DUF58 domain-containing protein: MKYLNHDLLSRLGNLPLEARHSMTGNVSGRHRSANRGSSVEFAEYRKYVSGDDTRRLDWKAYARSDRYYIKEFEADTNLRAYIVMDLSGSMNYHPEQVESKYMRACRLAANLAYIAIRQGDAVGLSFSRQTKDGATLHIPASRRPAHLNVLISQMDTHYPKGETVLAETLHELAERVSRRALVLIFSDLFTDTEELKNALRHLHFRKHDVAVFHLVDQLEIDFDFDRPIRFVDMEGGGSLITEPDLIADEYRSIVANYLEETRRICTDINADYRLIRTGDALEDVLTGFLMGRQKKKAGR; this comes from the coding sequence ATGAAGTACCTGAACCATGACCTGCTCAGCCGCCTGGGGAACCTTCCCCTGGAGGCGCGCCACAGCATGACGGGGAACGTCTCCGGCCGCCACCGGAGCGCCAACCGCGGCTCCTCCGTGGAGTTTGCGGAGTACCGCAAGTACGTTTCCGGGGACGATACGCGCCGCCTGGACTGGAAGGCGTACGCCCGGTCGGACAGGTATTACATCAAGGAGTTTGAGGCGGATACCAACCTGCGCGCCTACATCGTCATGGACCTTTCCGGCTCCATGAATTACCACCCGGAGCAGGTGGAGTCCAAGTATATGCGCGCGTGCAGGCTGGCGGCCAACCTGGCTTACATCGCCATCCGCCAGGGGGACGCCGTGGGGCTGAGCTTTTCCCGGCAGACGAAGGACGGCGCCACGCTGCACATTCCGGCCTCCCGCCGCCCCGCCCACCTGAACGTGCTCATCAGCCAGATGGATACGCATTACCCCAAGGGGGAAACCGTGCTGGCGGAGACCCTGCATGAACTGGCGGAGCGCGTCAGCCGCCGCGCCCTGGTGCTGATTTTTTCCGACCTGTTCACGGATACGGAGGAGCTCAAGAACGCCCTCCGGCACCTCCACTTCCGCAAGCATGACGTGGCCGTGTTCCATCTGGTGGACCAGCTGGAGATTGATTTTGACTTTGACCGCCCCATCCGCTTTGTGGACATGGAGGGCGGCGGCTCCCTGATTACGGAGCCGGACCTGATCGCGGACGAGTACCGCTCCATCGTGGCCAATTACCTGGAAGAGACGCGCCGCATCTGCACGGACATTAACGCGGATTACCGCCTGATCAGGACCGGAGACGCCCTGGAGGACGTACTGACCGGGTTCCTGATGGGCAGGCAGAAGAAGAAAGCGGGGAGATAA
- a CDS encoding transglycosylase domain-containing protein translates to MAELSSQAPRRHMQANKRRQPKAKPRKRFWSFVKKLILWCLVMAVIGGGVGYFGFMMAWKRYDNWAAEFDLERINDLEKPSIIYDRNGEEIGRIYVENRSYVTLEKISPAMINALIAQEDSRFREHPGYDFLGILRAAKEYLHNSGDANQGASSITQQLARNAYDLKNRAKARNEGSFGRKFVEIALARRITERYSKDQVLEFYLNRVYFGSGFYGIRAASLGYFGKEPADLTTREAASIAALIKNPNGLSPLNNPESNLKWRNHVLNRMAKEKYITADEAERLSAMDLGLDSKPLKRGVSHIYDRISAEITAYLGEERVNAAGLKIYTTIDRKLQEATGKALEQALENIEQRPGYRHQKAADYHSASGDKPRYLEGAVLVVDNQSGAVLAYHGGRDYTKRQYDAIKDGARPTGTAVLPFLYATAFDTGKSPVTHILDDAIDNRLTGIGGSEGILGEWGAESSKNRYEGMITAHRGLSASKIAASLRMGMDMGTAPFVKKLTDFGIRKPVREAGSTEVNPVYRPKIFVGTEPASLKEMTLAYTAIPNGGSRPQDIYYLDRIEDENGQLIWESTQAIETRNNSQVRKGAASTATAFQLHNILHSSLKSGSAQRVAPHLPKDFKGGVKTGTTYDFADNWLFGYDSRVTCGIWVGFLEGKKPIYNGAFSSDTCAPVLGTAMTTAEQLFPAGELAPPSSVERVEICLTTGKRATHSCYDIDPVDKKYRRHTMFEYLRKGDSSLPFCDLHGEDVSAPASPFTAQTRILPLPPILPTKAILQGDDPYHTEVNQAPANRNFELLSAGENVPEAQALSADPVSQDHADTNITLPAPKPINIPVPEFIHL, encoded by the coding sequence ATGGCTGAATTAAGTTCACAAGCTCCGCGCAGGCACATGCAGGCCAACAAAAGGCGCCAACCCAAGGCGAAGCCCCGGAAACGATTCTGGAGCTTTGTCAAGAAGCTGATCCTGTGGTGCCTGGTCATGGCGGTCATCGGCGGCGGCGTAGGCTACTTCGGCTTCATGATGGCCTGGAAGCGCTATGACAACTGGGCGGCGGAGTTTGACCTGGAACGCATCAACGACCTGGAAAAACCCAGCATTATTTATGACCGGAACGGGGAGGAAATAGGCCGTATTTACGTGGAGAACCGCAGTTACGTCACGCTGGAAAAGATTTCTCCGGCCATGATTAACGCGCTGATCGCCCAGGAGGATTCCCGCTTCCGGGAACATCCGGGCTACGATTTCCTGGGGATTCTGCGCGCGGCGAAGGAATATCTCCATAACAGCGGGGACGCCAACCAGGGCGCCTCCTCCATTACCCAGCAGCTGGCCAGAAACGCGTATGACCTGAAGAACCGGGCCAAGGCTAGGAATGAAGGCAGCTTTGGCCGCAAGTTTGTGGAAATAGCCCTGGCGCGCCGCATTACGGAACGGTACAGCAAGGACCAGGTGCTGGAGTTTTACCTGAACCGCGTCTACTTCGGCAGCGGGTTCTACGGCATCCGCGCCGCCTCCCTGGGCTACTTCGGCAAGGAGCCTGCGGACCTGACCACGCGGGAGGCGGCCTCCATCGCCGCCCTGATCAAGAACCCGAACGGCCTTTCCCCCCTCAACAATCCGGAAAGCAACCTGAAATGGCGCAACCACGTGCTCAACCGCATGGCCAAGGAAAAGTACATCACGGCGGATGAAGCGGAACGCCTTTCCGCCATGGACCTGGGGCTGGATTCCAAACCGCTGAAACGCGGCGTTTCCCACATTTACGACCGCATTTCCGCGGAAATCACCGCCTACCTGGGGGAAGAGCGCGTGAATGCCGCCGGGCTCAAGATTTACACCACCATTGACAGGAAGCTTCAGGAGGCCACGGGAAAAGCCCTGGAACAGGCCCTGGAAAATATTGAACAGCGCCCCGGCTACCGCCACCAGAAGGCCGCGGATTACCACAGCGCTTCCGGGGACAAGCCGCGCTACCTGGAAGGAGCCGTCCTGGTGGTGGACAACCAGTCCGGCGCCGTTCTGGCGTACCATGGCGGGCGCGACTATACCAAGAGGCAGTATGACGCCATCAAGGACGGCGCCCGCCCCACCGGCACCGCTGTGCTTCCCTTCCTTTACGCCACGGCCTTTGACACGGGCAAAAGCCCCGTCACCCACATTCTGGATGACGCCATTGACAACCGCCTGACGGGCATCGGCGGGTCGGAAGGCATCCTGGGGGAGTGGGGCGCGGAAAGCTCCAAAAACCGTTATGAGGGCATGATTACGGCCCACCGCGGCCTGTCCGCCTCCAAGATTGCCGCCTCCCTGCGCATGGGCATGGACATGGGCACGGCGCCGTTCGTGAAAAAGCTGACGGACTTCGGCATCCGCAAGCCCGTGCGGGAAGCGGGGAGCACGGAAGTGAACCCCGTTTACCGCCCCAAGATTTTCGTGGGCACGGAACCCGCCTCCCTGAAGGAGATGACGCTGGCCTACACCGCCATCCCGAACGGCGGCTCCCGGCCGCAGGACATTTATTACTTGGACAGGATTGAGGACGAGAACGGCCAGTTGATCTGGGAGTCCACCCAGGCCATTGAAACCCGGAACAATTCCCAGGTGCGGAAGGGGGCCGCCTCCACCGCCACGGCCTTCCAGCTCCACAACATCCTGCATTCCTCCCTGAAAAGCGGCTCCGCCCAGCGCGTGGCCCCGCACCTGCCCAAGGATTTCAAGGGCGGCGTGAAGACGGGCACCACGTATGATTTTGCGGACAACTGGCTGTTCGGCTATGACAGCCGCGTCACCTGCGGCATCTGGGTGGGCTTCCTGGAAGGGAAAAAGCCCATTTACAACGGGGCCTTTTCTTCAGACACCTGCGCCCCCGTGCTGGGTACGGCCATGACCACGGCAGAGCAATTGTTCCCCGCCGGGGAACTGGCCCCGCCCTCCAGCGTGGAGCGGGTGGAAATCTGCCTGACCACCGGGAAGAGGGCCACCCACAGCTGTTACGACATTGACCCGGTGGACAAGAAGTACCGCCGCCACACCATGTTTGAATACCTCCGCAAGGGGGATTCCAGCCTTCCCTTCTGCGACCTGCACGGGGAGGATGTTTCCGCCCCCGCCTCCCCCTTCACGGCGCAGACGCGTATTCTCCCCCTGCCGCCCATCCTGCCCACCAAGGCCATCCTCCAGGGGGACGACCCCTACCACACGGAGGTGAACCAGGCGCCGGCCAACCGCAACTTTGAACTGCTGAGCGCGGGAGAGAACGTGCCGGAGGCGCAGGCCCTTTCCGCGGACCCCGTTTCCCAGGACCACGCGGACACGAACATCACGCTCCCGGCGCCCAAGCCCATCAACATTCCCGTTCCGGAATTCATCCACCTGTAA
- the pth gene encoding aminoacyl-tRNA hydrolase codes for MDAPVKMIVGLGNPGRTYEDTRHNAGFMVLDRLAARWGCAFKADKQRKCELAAGPGVLLVKPSTFMNESGLCVGPMMRFFKLDPRSVFVIHDEVDFPLGVMKLREKGSAGGHNGLKSLIAHMGTQEFPRLRFGIGLPRGKGEMIGHVLGKFRPEERELLDVMLGKATDAVLYTMEHGLTRAGNIFNAVQDQ; via the coding sequence GTGGACGCACCCGTTAAAATGATCGTGGGCCTGGGCAATCCGGGCAGGACTTATGAGGACACCCGCCATAACGCGGGCTTCATGGTGCTGGACCGCCTGGCCGCCCGGTGGGGCTGCGCGTTCAAGGCGGACAAGCAGCGCAAGTGCGAGCTGGCGGCAGGCCCCGGCGTCCTGCTGGTGAAGCCGTCCACCTTCATGAATGAATCCGGCCTGTGCGTAGGGCCCATGATGCGCTTTTTCAAGCTGGACCCGCGCAGCGTGTTCGTCATCCATGATGAGGTGGATTTTCCGCTGGGCGTCATGAAACTGCGGGAAAAGGGCTCCGCCGGAGGCCACAACGGCCTCAAGTCGCTCATCGCCCACATGGGCACCCAGGAATTCCCGCGCCTGCGCTTCGGCATCGGCCTGCCGCGCGGCAAGGGGGAGATGATCGGCCACGTGCTGGGCAAATTCCGCCCGGAGGAGCGCGAGCTTCTGGACGTGATGCTGGGCAAGGCCACGGACGCCGTGCTGTACACCATGGAGCACGGCCTCACCAGGGCCGGCAACATCTTTAACGCCGTACAGGACCAGTAG
- a CDS encoding adenylosuccinate synthase — translation MNTIIIGSQWGDEGKGKMIDFLTESADVVARGQGGNNAGHTVIANGKKYILHLVPSGILWPGKLCVIGNGVVLDPIGLVEEINELRGQGVSITKDNLLISDRAHVVLPFHKEMDAAQESSLGKKAIGTTKRGIGPTYADKARRIGVRMADMRDPQIFDEVLRRRIKMANAEMERMGLPAMDEEKMVKEVTAAADELRPHITNTIPVMHEAVTSGKSILFEGAQGAYLDVDFGTYPFVTSSNTSSAGACTGTGVPPHKIDRIIGVCKAYTTRVGSGPFVTEDEEISNHLHSMGREFGATTGRPRRCGWADGVLLRFSAMFNGFDEMAMTNLDGYDKCPEIKICTGYDLDGEIQAYPPATVDEWERCKPVYETMPGWMQDISACRSWEEIPENAKKFVKRMSELIGCPITTVGVGPDREQTIAVK, via the coding sequence ATGAATACCATTATTATCGGCTCCCAATGGGGCGACGAAGGCAAAGGCAAAATGATCGACTTCCTGACGGAATCGGCCGACGTGGTTGCACGCGGCCAGGGCGGCAACAACGCCGGCCATACCGTAATCGCCAACGGGAAGAAGTATATCCTGCACCTGGTCCCGTCCGGCATCCTGTGGCCCGGCAAGCTTTGCGTCATCGGTAATGGTGTAGTGCTGGACCCCATCGGCCTGGTGGAGGAAATCAATGAACTCCGCGGCCAGGGCGTTTCCATCACCAAGGACAATCTTCTCATCTCCGACCGCGCCCACGTGGTCCTTCCCTTCCACAAGGAAATGGACGCCGCCCAGGAATCCTCCCTCGGCAAAAAGGCCATCGGCACCACCAAGCGCGGCATCGGCCCCACGTACGCGGACAAGGCCCGCCGCATCGGCGTGCGCATGGCGGACATGAGGGACCCCCAAATTTTTGACGAAGTGCTGCGCCGCCGCATCAAGATGGCGAACGCGGAAATGGAGCGCATGGGCCTTCCCGCCATGGATGAAGAAAAGATGGTGAAGGAAGTAACCGCCGCCGCGGACGAGCTGCGCCCCCACATCACCAACACCATTCCGGTCATGCATGAAGCCGTGACCTCCGGAAAGAGCATCCTCTTTGAAGGCGCGCAGGGCGCGTACCTGGACGTGGACTTCGGCACCTACCCGTTCGTCACCTCCTCCAACACCTCTTCCGCCGGCGCCTGCACCGGCACGGGCGTGCCGCCGCACAAGATTGACCGCATCATCGGCGTGTGCAAGGCTTACACCACCCGCGTGGGTTCCGGCCCCTTCGTCACGGAGGATGAAGAAATCTCCAACCACCTGCACAGCATGGGCCGCGAGTTCGGCGCCACTACGGGCCGCCCCCGCCGCTGCGGCTGGGCTGACGGCGTGTTGCTCCGCTTCTCCGCCATGTTCAACGGCTTTGACGAAATGGCCATGACCAACCTGGACGGCTATGACAAGTGCCCGGAAATCAAGATCTGCACGGGCTATGACCTGGACGGTGAAATCCAGGCCTACCCGCCCGCCACGGTGGATGAATGGGAACGCTGCAAGCCCGTGTATGAAACCATGCCCGGCTGGATGCAGGACATCTCCGCCTGCCGTTCCTGGGAAGAGATTCCGGAAAACGCCAAGAAGTTCGTCAAGCGCATGAGCGAGCTCATCGGCTGCCCCATCACCACAGTGGGCGTGGGCCCCGACCGCGAACAGACGATCGCCGTGAAATAA
- a CDS encoding AAA family ATPase, whose product MEPTTPSLPDDDVAAIDRLGAIYKELSAELSKIIIGQQRVVELLSIALFSRGHALLMGVPGLAKTLLISSVAKTLDLSFNRIQFTPDLMPADITGTDIIQDDSAGGKRQFEFIKGPVFANIVLADEINRAPAKTQSALLEAMQERRVTVMGRTFTLLPPFFVLATQNPIEQEGTYPLPEAQLDRFMFLIEVDYPTEEEEMRIARETTGNRSEELKHVLSGEEIIFYQDLVRRVPVPEHIYEYAVKLVRATRPSLETSPEWVKQYVAWGAGPRAVQFLILGAKTRAALQGSYIVRKEDIDAIVEPVLMHRVVTNFAAESQGITPRKAVARLAAEV is encoded by the coding sequence ATGGAACCCACCACCCCCTCTCTGCCCGACGACGACGTGGCCGCCATTGACCGGCTCGGCGCCATTTACAAGGAGCTTTCCGCGGAATTGAGCAAGATCATCATCGGCCAGCAGCGTGTCGTGGAGCTGTTGAGCATCGCCCTGTTCTCCCGCGGGCACGCGCTTCTGATGGGCGTTCCCGGCCTGGCGAAGACGCTGCTGATCAGCTCCGTGGCAAAGACGCTGGACCTCAGTTTCAACCGCATCCAGTTCACGCCTGACCTGATGCCCGCGGACATCACCGGGACGGACATTATCCAGGATGATTCCGCCGGAGGAAAACGCCAGTTTGAGTTCATCAAGGGCCCCGTGTTCGCCAACATCGTGCTGGCGGACGAAATCAACCGCGCGCCCGCCAAGACCCAGTCCGCCCTGCTGGAAGCCATGCAGGAGCGCCGCGTCACCGTGATGGGCCGCACCTTTACCCTGCTGCCCCCCTTCTTCGTGCTGGCCACCCAGAACCCCATTGAGCAGGAAGGCACGTATCCCCTGCCGGAAGCCCAGCTTGACCGCTTCATGTTCCTGATTGAAGTGGATTACCCCACGGAGGAGGAGGAAATGCGCATTGCCCGGGAAACCACCGGGAACCGCAGCGAGGAACTCAAGCACGTCCTCTCCGGGGAGGAGATTATCTTTTACCAGGACCTGGTGCGCCGCGTGCCCGTCCCGGAACATATTTACGAGTACGCCGTGAAGCTGGTGCGCGCCACCCGCCCTTCCCTGGAGACCTCCCCGGAATGGGTGAAGCAGTACGTGGCCTGGGGCGCAGGTCCGCGCGCCGTGCAGTTCCTGATCCTGGGGGCCAAGACGCGCGCCGCCCTCCAGGGCAGCTACATCGTCCGCAAGGAGGATATTGACGCCATTGTGGAGCCCGTGCTGATGCACCGCGTGGTCACCAACTTTGCCGCGGAGTCCCAGGGCATCACGCCCCGCAAGGCCGTGGCGCGCCTGGCGGCGGAAGTCTGA